One part of the Nostoc sp. PCC 7120 = FACHB-418 genome encodes these proteins:
- a CDS encoding SHOCT domain-containing protein: MLTKRKSRSIAAILAFAGTVSISGLHKFYLGQPLWGLLYVLLSWTPIPKVASAIEGVWYLAQDEEAFDRNFNLGKPAVKQSPYVVNQVGAIADALRELDSLRQDGLISEYEFEQKRRQLLDQIS, from the coding sequence ATGTTAACTAAGCGTAAAAGTCGAAGCATTGCCGCTATTTTAGCCTTTGCTGGAACAGTGAGCATCTCTGGATTACATAAGTTTTATTTAGGACAGCCACTTTGGGGGTTGTTGTATGTTTTACTTTCTTGGACACCTATTCCTAAGGTAGCTAGTGCTATTGAAGGGGTTTGGTATTTAGCCCAAGATGAAGAAGCTTTTGACAGAAATTTTAATTTGGGTAAACCCGCAGTCAAGCAATCCCCATATGTAGTGAATCAGGTGGGGGCCATCGCTGATGCCTTGCGCGAATTAGATAGTCTACGTCAAGATGGCTTGATTTCTGAGTACGAATTTGAACAAAAGCGCCGTCAGTTGCTAGATCAGATT
- the pyrF gene encoding orotidine-5'-phosphate decarboxylase — protein MSNDKIIVALDVPDTESAIALIDKLESVTFWKVGLELFTSSGPRILEVLKSRQKRIFLDLKFHDIPNTVAGACRAAAGYGVDLMTIHATSGRDALKAAKEAVEEGAAQAGVKPPKLIAVTVLTSISARQLALDLKIPSELPEYALDMALMAQEMGLDGAVCSPQEVAHLRQICGDDFVLVCPGVRPTWAEAGDQKRSLTPSQAIQAGADYLVIGRPITAAAEPELAWKRISQELTTVV, from the coding sequence ATGAGTAATGACAAAATAATTGTGGCTTTGGATGTGCCAGATACGGAGAGTGCGATCGCTCTCATTGATAAGCTAGAGTCGGTGACTTTTTGGAAGGTTGGGTTGGAATTGTTTACTAGTTCCGGCCCCAGAATTCTAGAAGTACTGAAATCTAGACAAAAGCGCATCTTTCTCGATTTGAAGTTTCACGACATCCCCAATACGGTGGCTGGGGCTTGTCGTGCGGCGGCTGGTTACGGGGTGGATTTGATGACAATCCATGCTACCTCTGGTAGAGATGCCCTGAAGGCTGCAAAAGAGGCGGTAGAGGAAGGGGCTGCACAAGCTGGTGTGAAACCGCCCAAGTTAATCGCTGTGACGGTGTTAACCAGTATTTCTGCCAGACAGTTGGCGTTAGATTTGAAAATTCCTTCAGAATTGCCAGAATATGCTTTAGATATGGCTCTAATGGCGCAGGAGATGGGGTTAGATGGGGCAGTGTGTTCACCCCAAGAAGTGGCACATTTACGCCAAATTTGCGGGGATGATTTCGTGTTGGTTTGTCCGGGGGTACGCCCAACATGGGCAGAAGCGGGAGATCAAAAGCGATCGCTCACCCCCTCCCAAGCCATCCAAGCAGGGGCTGATTATTTAGTGATTGGTCGTCCAATTACTGCTGCTGCTGAACCTGAGTTAGCCTGGAAACGCATTTCTCAAGAGTTAACAACAGTGGTATGA
- a CDS encoding PIN domain-containing protein, producing the protein MGYLLDTCVISDVVKGEENTLKQIKLISPTEIFVSSLTVMEVKYGLF; encoded by the coding sequence ATGGGTTATCTACTAGATACTTGCGTGATTAGTGATGTTGTCAAAGGAGAAGAAAACACCCTCAAGCAGATAAAATTAATATCTCCTACTGAAATTTTTGTTTCATCTCTAACAGTTATGGAAGTCAAATATGGATTGTTTTAG
- a CDS encoding HEAT repeat domain-containing protein, whose amino-acid sequence MEPLTTAAMSDDKLQPCGNNKTKRIYAISSVVSNKTLTKMSKRTVKRLLTVSAVSFSCLWLSVMPMSKVWAQISQDPEISTYIQQLKDKDANVRFNAASALWNMGGEAKAAIPSLILALQSDKDANVRSTAAFALGSMGGEAKAAIPSLILALQSDKDANVRSTAAFALGRMGGEAKAAIPSLIQALQSDKDANVRSTAAFALGRMGGEAKAAIPSLILALQSDKDANVRSTAAFALGRMGGEAKAAIPSLIQALQSDKDANVRSTAANVLGSMGGEAKAAIPSLILALQSDKDANVRFNAADALATISASFQDKAGTMAFAELDKAIEDLEKVLKALKDNKDKNLDTSITSVNRSLDALKTKRQSRLLDRTLEWMTKNPWVTGGLIYIIFFPSLWLILLRVRPLWVLHVNNALKPLSSFKLPDALGGVAFPIRTLLFIEFFNYHPRVLDAWVEKRLTSAKEGFNKKKTVTERSIFVPIPVVLDNNNLAQFTATDLQLIFNQKRATLLIWGEGGAGKTSLACTLAQWAMNDNESQRLSKHQMLPVLIEQELDHPLKETIGGQLQALISETKTIDDELLTNLLRQRRILVIVDHFSEMSEATRNKIHPAEKDFPVNALIVTSRVEEKLNEVPKTTIQPLRVAGDRLSSFMEAYLTQRRKRDLFTDVEYFDACHRLSLMVGQRNITVLLAKLYAEQMIATKEGTASDLPENIPDLMLAYLNELNRDRLETEPNNRTVQRDAKVIAWQCLKTTFRPTSAKLEDILAALDDGNKVEERLQHLEKRLRLIQTIGAAQDKIRLALDPLAEYLAGLYLIDSYGGDTASWRGFLSQVNTIPDVELIKGFLLAVQDCCLALGNEAGVPDFVADELALKTALTTPAPTVLVGNSQ is encoded by the coding sequence ATGGAACCTTTAACTACTGCTGCGATGTCTGACGACAAGCTGCAACCCTGTGGAAACAACAAAACCAAACGCATCTACGCAATTAGCTCTGTAGTCAGCAATAAAACCTTAACAAAAATGAGTAAGAGAACAGTTAAGAGATTATTAACTGTCAGTGCAGTTTCTTTCTCTTGTCTCTGGTTGTCTGTAATGCCAATGAGTAAGGTATGGGCGCAAATTAGTCAAGATCCAGAAATTTCTACCTATATTCAACAGTTAAAAGACAAAGATGCAAATGTTCGCTTTAATGCTGCTTCTGCCCTGTGGAACATGGGAGGGGAAGCAAAGGCAGCAATTCCCTCTTTGATTCTGGCTTTGCAGTCCGACAAAGATGCAAATGTTCGCTCTACTGCTGCTTTTGCCCTGGGGAGCATGGGAGGGGAAGCAAAGGCAGCAATTCCCTCTTTGATTCTGGCTTTGCAGTCCGACAAAGATGCAAATGTTCGCTCTACTGCTGCTTTTGCCCTGGGGAGGATGGGAGGGGAAGCAAAGGCAGCGATTCCCTCTTTGATTCAGGCTTTGCAGTCCGACAAAGATGCAAATGTTCGCTCTACTGCTGCTTTTGCCCTGGGGAGGATGGGAGGGGAAGCAAAGGCAGCAATTCCCTCTTTGATTCTGGCTTTGCAGTCCGACAAAGATGCAAATGTTCGCTCTACTGCTGCTTTTGCCCTGGGGAGGATGGGAGGGGAAGCAAAGGCAGCGATTCCCTCTTTGATTCAGGCTTTGCAGTCCGACAAAGATGCAAATGTTCGCTCTACTGCTGCTAATGTCCTGGGGAGCATGGGAGGGGAAGCAAAGGCAGCAATTCCCTCTTTGATTCTGGCTTTGCAGTCCGACAAAGATGCAAATGTTCGCTTTAATGCTGCTGATGCTTTAGCAACAATAAGTGCCAGCTTTCAAGACAAGGCAGGTACTATGGCTTTTGCAGAGTTAGACAAAGCCATAGAGGATTTAGAAAAAGTACTCAAAGCGTTAAAGGATAATAAAGATAAAAATTTAGACACCAGCATTACCTCTGTCAATCGTTCTCTTGATGCCTTAAAAACCAAAAGACAATCTCGCCTCCTTGACAGAACTTTAGAATGGATGACGAAAAACCCTTGGGTAACAGGGGGATTAATTTACATTATCTTCTTCCCCTCCCTCTGGCTCATCTTGTTGCGGGTGCGTCCTTTGTGGGTATTACACGTCAACAATGCCCTTAAACCTTTATCTAGTTTTAAATTACCCGATGCCCTTGGCGGTGTAGCTTTCCCGATTCGCACATTATTATTTATCGAATTTTTTAACTATCACCCCAGAGTCCTTGATGCTTGGGTAGAAAAACGCCTCACCTCTGCCAAAGAAGGATTTAACAAAAAGAAAACTGTCACAGAACGTTCGATTTTCGTCCCCATTCCCGTAGTTTTAGATAATAATAATCTCGCTCAATTTACAGCCACAGACTTACAACTAATATTTAACCAAAAACGTGCAACATTATTAATTTGGGGAGAAGGTGGTGCAGGTAAAACCAGTCTGGCTTGTACTTTGGCGCAATGGGCAATGAATGACAATGAAAGTCAGCGCCTATCTAAACACCAAATGTTACCAGTCTTAATTGAACAAGAATTAGATCATCCTTTAAAAGAAACTATCGGCGGACAACTGCAAGCACTTATCAGCGAAACCAAAACAATTGACGATGAATTGTTAACTAATTTACTCCGTCAACGCCGAATTTTAGTCATAGTAGATCACTTTTCGGAAATGAGTGAAGCGACACGCAACAAAATTCATCCCGCAGAAAAAGATTTCCCGGTAAACGCCCTCATTGTCACTTCTCGCGTAGAAGAAAAATTAAACGAAGTACCCAAAACCACAATTCAACCCCTGCGGGTTGCTGGTGATAGACTCTCATCTTTCATGGAAGCTTATTTAACACAACGCCGCAAACGTGATTTGTTTACTGATGTGGAATATTTTGATGCTTGTCACCGTCTTTCGTTGATGGTAGGACAACGCAATATTACCGTGTTACTGGCGAAACTCTACGCTGAACAAATGATTGCCACAAAAGAAGGAACAGCAAGTGATTTACCAGAAAATATCCCTGATTTAATGCTGGCATACCTCAACGAACTTAACCGGGATAGATTAGAAACTGAACCAAATAATCGCACTGTCCAAAGAGATGCGAAGGTAATTGCTTGGCAATGTCTAAAAACCACTTTCCGTCCCACATCAGCCAAACTAGAAGATATCTTAGCCGCCCTTGATGACGGTAATAAAGTAGAAGAACGTTTACAACATTTAGAAAAACGCCTGCGTCTCATTCAAACTATCGGCGCAGCCCAAGATAAAATCCGCTTGGCATTAGATCCCTTAGCTGAGTATCTAGCTGGTTTATATTTAATAGATAGCTACGGTGGAGATACAGCATCTTGGCGAGGCTTTCTCTCACAAGTCAATACTATACCCGATGTGGAATTAATTAAAGGTTTCCTCTTAGCCGTGCAGGATTGTTGTTTAGCATTGGGCAACGAAGCCGGAGTTCCCGACTTTGTGGCGGACGAACTAGCCTTGAAGACTGCTTTAACTACACCAGCACCTACTGTGTTAGTTGGTAATTCGCAATGA
- a CDS encoding DUF1825 family protein has protein sequence MGFFDSEIVQQEAKQLFEDYQALIKLGNNYGKFDREGKKLFIEQMEAMMDRYRVFMKRFELSEDFMAQMTVEQLKTQLNQFGITPQQMFDQMNLTLERMKSELERQT, from the coding sequence ATGGGATTCTTTGACTCTGAGATAGTTCAGCAAGAAGCAAAACAGTTGTTTGAAGATTATCAAGCACTGATTAAACTAGGCAATAACTACGGCAAGTTTGACCGTGAAGGTAAAAAGTTATTTATTGAGCAAATGGAAGCAATGATGGATCGCTATCGCGTCTTTATGAAGCGATTCGAGCTTTCAGAGGACTTTATGGCACAAATGACCGTAGAGCAGCTCAAGACTCAATTAAATCAGTTTGGCATCACTCCTCAACAGATGTTCGACCAGATGAATCTGACTCTAGAGAGGATGAAATCTGAACTGGAGAGACAGACTTGA
- a CDS encoding M28 family peptidase — MNLKARLHNHLTHVARERDPYLATAGHFFVQEYIRQEFAQWGSVEIHTFQVGNKSFNNLILNLPSQSTGKKQELPPILIGAHYDGVPGTVGADDNATGVVVLLELARKFATTPAKYPLRLVAFDMEEYGLLGSTDYAGLLRQQQQPLRLMMSLEMLGYRDSTPGSQRYPAPLEKFYPNTGDFIALIGNLRTIPDLIGMSRNIRKAGVSSQWLPVPKRGLIVPQTRLSDHAPFWDAGYPAIMVTDTAFLRNPHYHQASDAIATLDLDFLTSVCEGLEISIRRL, encoded by the coding sequence TTGAATTTAAAAGCAAGATTACACAATCACCTAACACACGTAGCACGAGAACGTGATCCTTATCTAGCGACGGCTGGACATTTCTTTGTCCAAGAATACATTCGCCAAGAATTTGCCCAGTGGGGAAGTGTGGAAATCCACACCTTTCAAGTAGGCAATAAATCTTTTAATAATCTCATCCTCAATTTGCCGTCCCAATCTACAGGGAAAAAACAGGAGCTACCACCTATTTTAATTGGCGCACACTATGATGGTGTACCTGGAACGGTAGGGGCTGATGATAATGCTACAGGCGTAGTAGTTTTATTAGAATTAGCGAGAAAGTTTGCGACTACACCAGCCAAATATCCTTTGCGATTGGTGGCGTTTGATATGGAAGAATATGGCTTGCTGGGTAGTACTGATTATGCAGGCTTATTACGTCAACAACAGCAGCCGTTACGATTGATGATGTCACTAGAAATGTTGGGATATCGGGACTCTACACCCGGTTCGCAGAGATATCCTGCACCATTAGAAAAATTTTACCCTAATACAGGTGATTTTATTGCTTTAATTGGTAATTTACGCACTATCCCCGACTTAATCGGTATGAGTCGCAATATCCGCAAAGCTGGGGTATCAAGCCAGTGGCTACCAGTCCCAAAGCGGGGTTTGATTGTTCCCCAAACCAGATTAAGCGATCATGCACCGTTTTGGGATGCAGGTTATCCAGCAATTATGGTGACAGATACAGCCTTTTTGCGGAATCCTCACTATCATCAAGCTAGTGATGCGATCGCTACTCTCGATTTAGATTTTCTCACAAGTGTGTGTGAAGGCTTGGAAATAAGTATCCGACGGCTGTGA
- a CDS encoding J domain-containing protein translates to MSQTSLPTEWLKQLSDPYAVLGIPVTADEKKILTRYHVLAKLLHPDRYTNDNSLEKELATATFTCLVNPAYEQLKNKHERQSILESLRSEAIAWKKQSLYLQSAIAKQMMAMSAREADSFYQQAIAACAEAQYKSPRKSHQVTRQIITLNLAYLSLQKSEPLILEVNPPVKSKRNPQPVEPQEREITSDEKASVQPAVINYAPRHYQRGLQYTKQGQWASAVQELRDAIKLEPSNSDYYALLGFVYLRQSFVGMAKVYMRQALKLNPQQELALKYAQYLKIDCIDNLDPPSLAKALGIAAVLSKFVTKLEANISQVLKSR, encoded by the coding sequence ATGTCACAGACTTCTCTCCCCACAGAATGGCTGAAACAACTCTCCGACCCCTATGCTGTGTTAGGGATTCCTGTGACTGCTGATGAGAAGAAAATTCTCACCCGCTATCACGTTTTAGCAAAACTATTACATCCTGACCGCTACACTAACGACAATAGTCTAGAGAAAGAATTAGCCACAGCAACCTTTACCTGTTTAGTTAACCCTGCTTACGAGCAATTGAAGAATAAGCACGAGCGTCAGAGCATTTTAGAATCGCTGCGCTCAGAAGCGATCGCCTGGAAAAAGCAGTCCTTATATCTGCAAAGTGCCATAGCCAAGCAAATGATGGCAATGTCTGCACGAGAAGCAGATTCATTTTATCAACAAGCGATCGCTGCCTGTGCTGAAGCCCAGTATAAATCTCCGCGCAAGTCCCATCAAGTAACTAGACAAATAATTACCCTCAATCTAGCTTACTTATCCTTGCAAAAGTCCGAACCTTTAATTTTAGAAGTAAATCCACCTGTCAAATCCAAGAGAAACCCTCAACCAGTAGAACCCCAGGAAAGAGAGATCACATCAGATGAGAAAGCTAGTGTCCAACCCGCAGTCATAAATTATGCTCCACGGCACTACCAGCGTGGCCTTCAGTATACAAAACAGGGTCAATGGGCTAGTGCTGTGCAGGAACTACGGGACGCGATTAAGCTAGAACCGAGTAACAGCGATTATTATGCCTTATTAGGCTTTGTTTATCTACGACAGAGTTTTGTGGGGATGGCAAAAGTTTATATGCGCCAAGCATTAAAACTAAATCCGCAGCAGGAACTAGCTTTAAAATATGCTCAATATTTAAAAATTGACTGTATTGATAATCTTGATCCACCATCACTGGCTAAAGCTTTAGGCATTGCTGCTGTATTGAGCAAATTTGTTACCAAATTAGAAGCTAACATCAGTCAAGTGTTGAAATCTCGGTAA
- the tyrS gene encoding tyrosine--tRNA ligase, which yields MAENFSWLHRGIAEVFPQPTDAESDIESLEKRLATTDRPLRVKYGIDPTGADIHLGHSIPMRKLRGFQDAGHTAVLIIGDFTARIGDPTGKSEMRRQLTEEDVKQNAQTYLDQVRPILDFDTPGRLEVRYNSEWLSRLDLGKITELLATMTVGQMLAKEGFADRYKKENPIFLHEFLYPLMQGYDSVAIEADVELGGTDQKFNIAVGRDLQRHFGQKPQFGVLLPILIGTDGVQKMSKSLGNYVSLSEHPGQKYQKLQGVPDVLLKDYFELLTNLPIDALPENPRDRQMLLAWEIVKQYHGEQAANEAKEAAQSGGKEGAVPEFSLSNVSQFPVKLAYLLGATGLCKSTGEGKRKIQEGGVRLDGDRISDADTTFQQPDELQGRVLQVGKNKFMRLVP from the coding sequence ATGGCGGAAAATTTTTCTTGGCTACATCGTGGGATAGCGGAAGTTTTCCCACAACCTACTGATGCTGAAAGTGACATCGAGAGTCTAGAGAAACGCCTAGCAACTACGGATCGACCTCTACGGGTTAAGTATGGTATTGACCCGACAGGAGCCGATATTCATCTTGGTCATAGCATACCAATGCGTAAACTGCGAGGGTTTCAAGATGCTGGTCATACGGCAGTGTTAATTATTGGTGATTTTACGGCACGTATTGGCGACCCGACAGGTAAGTCTGAGATGCGTCGTCAACTGACAGAGGAAGATGTGAAGCAAAATGCTCAAACCTACCTCGACCAAGTGCGTCCTATTTTGGATTTTGACACACCCGGAAGATTAGAGGTACGCTATAACTCAGAATGGCTTTCCCGGCTTGATTTAGGGAAAATTACTGAGTTACTTGCCACCATGACCGTGGGGCAAATGTTAGCCAAGGAAGGCTTTGCCGATCGCTATAAAAAAGAGAATCCAATTTTCCTGCATGAGTTCCTTTATCCTTTGATGCAGGGGTATGATTCGGTGGCTATTGAGGCAGATGTGGAATTAGGCGGCACAGACCAGAAGTTTAACATTGCTGTTGGCCGTGATTTACAGCGACACTTTGGTCAAAAGCCCCAGTTTGGTGTACTTCTACCAATTTTAATTGGTACTGATGGCGTGCAGAAAATGTCCAAGTCTTTAGGTAATTACGTGAGTTTGTCTGAACACCCAGGACAAAAATACCAAAAGTTACAAGGCGTTCCCGATGTTCTGCTAAAAGACTATTTTGAATTATTGACTAATTTACCCATTGATGCACTGCCAGAAAATCCGCGCGATCGCCAAATGCTCTTAGCTTGGGAGATTGTCAAACAATACCACGGTGAACAAGCAGCCAATGAAGCTAAAGAAGCGGCTCAAAGTGGCGGTAAAGAAGGTGCAGTCCCAGAATTTTCTCTATCTAATGTCTCTCAATTCCCCGTCAAGTTAGCTTATTTACTTGGTGCGACTGGCTTGTGTAAAAGTACAGGGGAAGGTAAACGGAAAATTCAAGAAGGCGGAGTACGCTTAGATGGCGATCGCATTTCTGATGCCGATACCACCTTTCAACAGCCAGATGAACTCCAAGGGCGAGTGTTACAAGTAGGGAAAAATAAGTTTATGCGCTTAGTACCTTAG
- a CDS encoding Uma2 family endonuclease, whose translation MQTASKPLSLAEFLILPETKPANEFIDGYIYQKPMPQGKHSTLQIRLADGINEVGFPSKTAYAFPELRCTFSGRSIVPDIAVFRWEKIPFDADGEVANAFEIPPDWTIEILSPEQSQTRVTDNILFCLRHQTSLGWLIDPAEKAVICFLPNQLPEIKRQFDDILPVPDFLDFRLTVGQLFAWLKLGFQ comes from the coding sequence ATGCAAACAGCCAGTAAGCCTTTGAGCCTAGCTGAATTTTTAATACTGCCAGAGACAAAACCCGCTAATGAGTTTATTGATGGTTATATATACCAAAAACCCATGCCCCAAGGAAAGCATAGTACTCTACAGATTCGACTTGCAGATGGTATCAATGAGGTAGGCTTTCCCAGTAAAACCGCTTACGCTTTTCCAGAATTGAGGTGTACGTTTTCTGGACGTTCAATTGTTCCCGATATTGCTGTATTTCGTTGGGAGAAAATCCCCTTTGATGCAGATGGCGAGGTAGCTAATGCTTTTGAAATTCCTCCCGATTGGACAATTGAAATTCTCTCACCGGAGCAATCGCAAACACGAGTCACAGACAATATACTTTTTTGCTTACGCCATCAAACTAGTTTAGGATGGTTGATTGATCCAGCTGAGAAAGCGGTTATTTGCTTTTTACCCAATCAATTACCAGAAATCAAACGACAATTTGATGATATTTTACCTGTGCCAGATTTTCTGGATTTCAGATTGACAGTTGGGCAATTATTTGCATGGCTGAAATTGGGATTCCAGTAA
- a CDS encoding bestrophin family protein, giving the protein MTVAKKHWFQIAFQLRGSVIGAIYKRVICCALFGVLVTLLYQLKIPVSQPILGSVIPSIVLGLLLVFRTNTAYDRFWEGRKAWGSIVNNTRNLARQIWVSVEEVSLKDREAKISVLNLLVAFAVATKLHLRGEPINSELEDLISTSRYFKLKSMNNPPLEVAFWIGDYLQQQYTCKCLNSYQLTSIQELLNNLVDNLGSCERILRTPMPLAYSIHLKQLLLLYCFLLPFQMVESLGWWTGLVVGLVSFTLFGIEAIGLEIENPFGYDPNDLPLDAICNTMKRNIDDLTSLSPNVRSHDLGETSNVTI; this is encoded by the coding sequence ATGACTGTTGCAAAAAAGCACTGGTTTCAAATAGCTTTTCAACTTAGAGGCTCAGTTATTGGCGCAATTTACAAACGCGTTATTTGCTGTGCTTTATTTGGGGTATTAGTTACTTTACTTTATCAACTAAAAATTCCAGTATCTCAACCAATTTTAGGTAGCGTTATTCCTAGTATTGTTCTAGGTTTATTACTCGTTTTTCGGACAAATACTGCTTATGATCGTTTTTGGGAAGGGAGGAAAGCCTGGGGTTCTATAGTCAACAATACCCGTAATCTAGCTAGACAAATTTGGGTATCAGTGGAGGAAGTATCACTAAAGGATAGAGAAGCTAAAATATCAGTTTTAAATTTACTAGTAGCTTTTGCTGTAGCTACTAAATTGCATTTGCGTGGAGAACCGATAAATAGTGAACTAGAAGATTTGATATCAACTTCTCGATATTTCAAACTTAAGAGCATGAATAATCCGCCTTTAGAAGTAGCGTTCTGGATTGGAGATTATTTACAACAGCAATATACTTGCAAGTGCTTAAATAGTTATCAATTAACATCTATACAAGAATTATTAAACAATTTAGTTGATAATTTAGGTTCTTGTGAACGGATTCTCAGAACACCTATGCCTTTAGCTTATTCTATACATCTCAAGCAATTATTATTATTATATTGTTTTCTCCTGCCTTTTCAAATGGTGGAGAGTTTGGGTTGGTGGACGGGTTTAGTTGTGGGGTTAGTGAGTTTTACATTATTTGGTATTGAAGCGATTGGCTTAGAGATTGAAAATCCTTTTGGCTATGATCCTAACGATTTACCATTAGATGCTATCTGTAACACTATGAAGCGAAATATTGACGATTTAACTAGTTTATCTCCCAATGTGCGTTCTCATGATCTGGGTGAAACTTCAAATGTGACAATATAA
- a CDS encoding transglycosylase domain-containing protein has translation MSSRTFEQKQPQRRTSSGFEFFKGVGQIAGGTLLSLTMLTSSIVAGGLVGLAISFRNLPDVRQLRNFFPSETTYIYDIKGKLLASVHGEANREVVPLDRISPNLKRAVLASEDSHFYYHHGINPTGVGRAVVTNLAAGGVKEGGSTITMQLVKNLFLTRRRAFTRKLAEGVLAIRLEQILTKDQILEMYLNQVYWGHNNYGVQTAARSYFNKSSENLTIAESAMMAGLIQAPEEFSPFASKKLAQQKQKEVLGRMLELDWITQKEYDDALKEELTFGRIKSFQGSALPYITNTVSQELAKKFGRETLLKGGMRVQTTVDANFQTMAEDTVKKWHKTLLGEGLSRNQIALVAIDPRTHFVKALVGGVDSRASEFNRATQALRQPGSSFKPFVYYAAFATGKFAPDSTVIDAPVRYRDGNNWYSPRNYDGGFSGAMSIRTALAQSRNIPVIKLGKTIGMNKVVETCRILGIMSPMEPVTSLPLGAIGVTPLEMASAYATFANYGWQSPPTVIARITDSSGNVLLDNTPKPQLVLDPWASAAIIDVMRSVVTNGTGKGAAIDRPSAGKTGTTSSEKDIWYVGTVPQLTTAVWIGRDDNRQLASGATGGGKVAPIWRDFMTKALKGVPVQNFKPPSQFPRPKAN, from the coding sequence GTGTCGTCTAGGACTTTTGAACAAAAGCAACCGCAACGTCGTACTTCGTCGGGATTTGAGTTTTTTAAAGGAGTAGGCCAGATAGCTGGCGGCACTCTGTTATCACTGACGATGTTGACAAGCTCCATTGTAGCCGGAGGGCTTGTTGGTTTAGCGATCAGTTTCCGGAATTTACCAGATGTCAGACAGCTACGTAATTTCTTCCCATCGGAAACAACTTACATCTACGATATTAAGGGCAAACTACTAGCTAGTGTCCACGGGGAAGCCAACCGCGAAGTCGTACCTTTAGATAGAATTTCCCCCAATCTGAAACGGGCTGTACTCGCCAGTGAAGATAGTCATTTCTATTATCACCACGGTATTAACCCCACTGGTGTAGGGCGTGCTGTTGTCACTAACTTAGCGGCGGGTGGTGTAAAAGAAGGTGGTTCTACCATCACCATGCAGTTGGTGAAAAACCTATTTTTGACTCGGAGGCGTGCCTTTACTCGGAAGCTAGCCGAGGGAGTACTGGCAATTCGGTTAGAACAAATTCTCACAAAAGACCAAATTTTAGAAATGTACCTCAATCAAGTGTATTGGGGTCACAATAATTATGGGGTGCAAACAGCAGCACGGAGTTACTTTAATAAGTCATCTGAGAACTTAACTATCGCTGAATCAGCGATGATGGCGGGTTTAATCCAAGCACCAGAAGAATTTAGCCCATTTGCCAGCAAAAAGTTAGCCCAGCAGAAACAAAAAGAAGTACTGGGGCGGATGCTGGAATTGGACTGGATTACCCAGAAAGAATATGATGATGCTCTCAAGGAAGAACTTACATTCGGTAGAATTAAGTCTTTTCAAGGTAGTGCGCTGCCATATATAACCAACACTGTGTCCCAGGAACTAGCGAAAAAGTTTGGTCGTGAAACCCTGCTGAAGGGTGGTATGCGGGTACAAACTACAGTCGATGCTAATTTCCAAACAATGGCGGAAGACACTGTGAAGAAATGGCATAAAACTCTACTTGGTGAAGGATTAAGTAGAAATCAAATTGCACTGGTAGCTATTGACCCCAGGACTCATTTTGTCAAAGCCCTAGTCGGTGGTGTAGACTCTAGAGCTAGTGAGTTTAACCGCGCTACACAAGCTCTACGTCAACCGGGATCTTCCTTTAAACCGTTTGTTTACTATGCTGCTTTTGCTACTGGGAAATTTGCACCTGATAGCACGGTGATAGATGCCCCAGTGAGGTATCGAGATGGTAATAATTGGTATAGTCCTAGAAACTATGATGGTGGCTTTAGCGGTGCCATGTCCATCCGCACTGCCCTAGCGCAATCACGTAACATTCCTGTGATTAAACTGGGTAAAACCATTGGCATGAATAAAGTAGTGGAAACTTGCCGCATTTTGGGTATCATGAGTCCGATGGAACCTGTGACCTCCCTGCCACTAGGGGCGATTGGTGTCACGCCACTAGAAATGGCTAGTGCTTATGCGACTTTTGCCAATTATGGTTGGCAATCACCGCCGACCGTTATTGCCCGGATTACTGATAGCAGTGGTAATGTGTTATTAGATAATACTCCCAAACCCCAGCTAGTGTTAGATCCTTGGGCATCGGCAGCGATTATAGATGTGATGCGATCGGTTGTTACTAATGGTACTGGTAAAGGTGCTGCGATAGATCGCCCATCTGCGGGGAAAACAGGTACAACCTCATCTGAAAAAGATATTTGGTACGTGGGTACTGTACCGCAGTTAACAACTGCGGTCTGGATAGGTAGAGATGACAACCGACAACTAGCCAGTGGTGCAACTGGTGGTGGGAAGGTTGCTCCCATCTGGCGTGATTTTATGACTAAGGCACTCAAGGGCGTGCCGGTGCAAAACTTCAAGCCGCCTTCCCAATTTCCGCGTCCTAAGGCGAATTAA